The following coding sequences are from one Paenibacillus sp. JDR-2 window:
- a CDS encoding YitT family protein — MNKWIFKPAVTAVVMTIGALLIAGAFNLFLIPHQLLSGGLSGVAMMIGYITGGNIGWLYLVLNVPVLVWGWFIVGRRFIVWSMYTVLASTLFLQLIPVTAIAKDLVLASVFGGIILGVGTGMTLRYGGSSGGFDIIASIITRKRDLPVGSIIFTLNGLVIAALVLYTQDWNLALYSLLSIYIAGKVVDIIHVRHIKVTAFIITTKTEEMLTKLLNHPRGITIIKTRGAYTSAEQDMLMTVRTRYELAELRKTIASIDNRAFVNIVETVGVIGDFRRSKD; from the coding sequence ATGAACAAATGGATTTTTAAACCTGCGGTCACCGCAGTAGTTATGACCATAGGTGCTTTGCTAATTGCCGGCGCGTTCAATTTGTTCCTGATTCCCCATCAATTGCTGAGCGGCGGCTTGTCCGGCGTTGCAATGATGATCGGCTACATTACGGGTGGAAATATAGGCTGGCTGTATTTGGTGCTTAATGTTCCCGTACTCGTCTGGGGCTGGTTTATCGTGGGACGGCGGTTTATTGTATGGAGCATGTACACCGTCCTGGCCTCCACTTTATTTCTCCAGCTCATTCCGGTTACGGCTATAGCCAAAGATTTAGTCTTGGCTTCCGTATTTGGCGGTATTATCCTTGGCGTCGGAACAGGCATGACTTTGCGATACGGCGGATCTTCCGGCGGTTTTGACATCATCGCATCCATTATAACACGCAAAAGGGATTTGCCGGTCGGTTCCATTATTTTCACCCTGAACGGTCTTGTCATTGCGGCCCTCGTCCTCTACACGCAGGATTGGAATCTCGCGCTTTATTCCCTGCTGTCCATTTATATTGCGGGGAAAGTGGTCGACATCATCCATGTCCGGCACATTAAAGTAACAGCCTTTATTATTACGACCAAAACCGAGGAAATGTTGACGAAGCTGCTAAACCACCCTCGCGGCATAACGATTATCAAGACCAGAGGCGCCTATACATCCGCCGAACAAGATATGCTGATGACCGTCCGAACGCGGTACGAACTTGCCGAGCTGCGAAAAACGATTGCCTCCATCGATAACCGCGCCTTCGTTAATATCGTGGAGACCGTTGGAGTTATAGGCGACTTCAGGCGGTCGAAAGATTAG
- a CDS encoding sensor histidine kinase has translation MRDKLKLVLKVIVKIGQFSLMLSFVTACWTAVYFFSHWLYNHIDWTPHHYVAQLLNLLGGFFLMGLVIQLIGFLFFHKRQKEFTNSMRDTLRRIAQGDFKVRLNFGKMDRRYMEILDEINLMADGLEKLEELRQEFISDVSHEIQTPLTSISGFARALQNQSIDSDTRMKYLRIIEGESSRLSKLSENLLRLASLDSEKHPFEPKRYRLDRQLGTLILSCEPQWTGKSIELNADLDDVYVEADEDLLSQVWINLISNSIKFTPEDGQIDVTLRQKGNQVEFRIKDNGIGIAADQHELIFDRFFKSDKARSRKVGGSGLGLSLVKKIVEMHHGSVVVESELGHGSVFIVTLPAVTGHL, from the coding sequence ATGAGAGATAAGCTGAAGCTTGTACTTAAAGTTATCGTAAAGATTGGCCAATTCAGCCTCATGCTTTCATTTGTTACGGCATGCTGGACTGCCGTTTATTTTTTTAGCCATTGGTTATATAACCATATCGATTGGACTCCTCATCATTATGTTGCTCAATTGTTGAATCTGCTGGGCGGTTTCTTTTTAATGGGGCTTGTAATCCAGTTGATTGGCTTTTTGTTTTTTCACAAAAGACAGAAGGAATTTACGAATTCGATGAGAGACACGCTTAGACGGATTGCGCAAGGCGATTTCAAGGTGCGTCTAAACTTTGGCAAGATGGATCGTAGATACATGGAGATTCTTGACGAGATTAACCTGATGGCGGACGGTCTCGAGAAGCTGGAGGAGCTTCGGCAGGAGTTCATTTCTGACGTATCGCATGAAATCCAGACACCGCTTACCTCCATCAGCGGTTTTGCGCGTGCGCTGCAGAATCAGTCGATTGATTCTGACACCAGGATGAAATATTTACGTATTATCGAAGGTGAAAGCTCCAGGCTGTCCAAGCTTAGCGAGAATCTGCTCCGGCTTGCTTCGCTTGATTCGGAGAAGCATCCCTTCGAACCCAAGCGTTACCGGCTGGACCGACAGCTCGGAACGCTTATTCTTTCATGTGAACCGCAATGGACGGGGAAATCCATTGAACTTAATGCGGATCTGGACGATGTTTACGTGGAAGCCGATGAAGATCTGCTTAGTCAGGTCTGGATTAATCTAATCAGCAACAGCATCAAGTTTACGCCGGAAGACGGTCAGATCGATGTTACATTAAGGCAAAAAGGGAACCAGGTGGAATTCCGGATCAAGGATAACGGAATTGGCATTGCCGCCGATCAGCATGAGCTTATTTTTGATCGCTTTTTCAAATCAGACAAGGCAAGAAGCCGCAAGGTTGGGGGAAGCGGGCTTGGGCTGTCGCTGGTGAAAAAAATCGTGGAGATGCATCATGGCTCCGTTGTTGTGGAAAGCGAGCTTGGCCATGGCTCTGTCTTTATCGTAACGCTGCCTGCGGTGACGGGCCATTTGTAA
- a CDS encoding response regulator transcription factor — MKSILIIEDEKAIAELERDYLESHGFAVEIEGRGDIGLQKALGGSYDLIILDVMLPKLDGFEICRQIRQTKNVPVLLVTAKKEDIDKIRGLGLGADDYMTKPFSPSELVARVKAHLARYERLTAERGESHEQIGIRGLLIDVTSRRVTIHDREAMLTSKEYDLLLLLASHPNRVFEKEELFERIWGLDSNGDAATVTVHIRRLREKIEHDPSNPQYIETIWGVGYRFKV; from the coding sequence ATGAAGAGCATACTAATCATTGAAGATGAGAAGGCCATTGCCGAGCTGGAGCGGGATTACCTGGAGAGCCACGGTTTTGCCGTCGAGATTGAAGGACGCGGGGATATCGGGCTGCAGAAGGCATTAGGCGGCTCCTATGATCTGATCATTCTGGATGTCATGCTGCCGAAGCTGGACGGGTTCGAAATCTGCCGCCAGATCAGGCAGACGAAGAATGTGCCGGTGCTGTTGGTAACGGCGAAGAAGGAAGATATCGATAAGATAAGAGGACTGGGTCTTGGCGCGGATGATTACATGACGAAGCCGTTTAGTCCAAGCGAGCTGGTGGCAAGGGTAAAGGCGCATTTAGCCAGATATGAGCGGTTGACTGCCGAGCGTGGCGAGAGCCATGAACAGATCGGGATCCGGGGTCTTTTAATCGATGTAACTTCCAGAAGGGTTACGATTCATGACCGGGAGGCCATGCTGACCTCCAAGGAATACGATCTGCTGCTGCTCCTCGCCTCCCATCCTAACCGGGTTTTTGAGAAGGAGGAGCTGTTTGAGCGGATATGGGGTCTTGACTCAAACGGCGACGCAGCTACGGTAACGGTTCACATTCGGAGGCTGCGTGAAAAAATCGAACATGATCCGTCGAACCCGCAATATATCGAGACGATATGGGGCGTCGGATACCGGTTCAAAGTGTAA
- a CDS encoding response regulator transcription factor — MACILVVDDDLHIRELISHYLKVEGFEVLEASDGVEALTILDSAKADLVIMDVMMPNMDGWELCAEIRDHYDLPRLMLTAKGETAQKLKGFELGADDYLVKPFEPLELIARVKALLKRYRIASSQTVQAGDLILDRKTYVVQVNGQSMTLPLKEFELLFKLASYPGQSFSRGQLIEEIWGYDFEGNERTLDVHINRLRERFPESQHTFRISTIRGLGYRLEVQV; from the coding sequence ATGGCTTGTATACTGGTCGTTGACGACGATTTGCATATTCGGGAGTTAATCAGCCATTACTTGAAGGTTGAAGGATTTGAGGTGCTGGAAGCCAGTGACGGGGTAGAGGCGTTGACGATATTGGATTCTGCCAAAGCGGATCTCGTCATCATGGATGTGATGATGCCCAACATGGACGGTTGGGAGTTATGCGCCGAGATTCGCGATCATTATGATCTGCCGCGGCTTATGCTGACGGCCAAAGGGGAAACGGCCCAGAAGCTGAAGGGCTTTGAGCTTGGCGCCGATGATTATCTGGTTAAGCCGTTTGAGCCGCTGGAGTTGATCGCGCGGGTGAAGGCGCTGCTTAAGCGTTACCGGATCGCGTCTTCGCAGACGGTTCAAGCGGGGGATCTTATTCTTGATCGGAAGACCTATGTCGTTCAGGTCAATGGACAGAGCATGACGCTTCCGCTCAAGGAATTCGAGCTGCTGTTCAAGCTGGCCAGCTATCCGGGGCAATCGTTCTCGCGAGGACAGCTGATTGAAGAAATATGGGGATATGACTTCGAGGGTAACGAACGGACGCTTGATGTTCATATCAATCGGCTGCGGGAAAGATTCCCGGAGTCGCAGCATACGTTCCGGATCAGTACAATCAGAGGGTTAGGCTACCGTCTGGAGGTACAAGTGTAA
- a CDS encoding sensor histidine kinase, whose amino-acid sequence MSIRVKLYMSYLAMVFLPMVLILGFVVFVLYAGGMQDLREYFRVEKEEKTNQSLIYGELKYVLENDTDKLSSPAYTDKLQRRLADQWAGLIMAKDGIVTEVPVFLKELSPHEDWQGLFDESPDTVSFRAFKFQINEIAFRYPDGHNGQMLLLRRYDVVPPLWRPIGTLIFIAFIGLSSLILTYYVSRSIIRPVHALKTAALQIKDGDLSQKVVVKSKGEVGQLAAAFEAMRIQLKQSIDQSLQYEENRKQLLSHISHDLKTPISAIKGYVEGIMDGIANTDEKRQRYMETIYHKANDMDQLIDELFLFSKLDLHKVAFDYKTIDSVKYLEHYLEEQRFDLEKSGVQLSFEAPPGVQLLIAADPDKLGRVLTNILNNSEKYMGQLPESADKRVTVSVREKGSDVLVAVEDTGPGIEKEDLPYIFDRFYRAEQSRNSETGGSGLGLAIVKQIIEGHGGTVWAENVAGGGARFCFLLPRAEPVRTVVIEHEEHTNH is encoded by the coding sequence TTGTCCATTCGAGTGAAGCTGTACATGTCGTATTTGGCCATGGTTTTTCTGCCGATGGTCCTGATCTTGGGATTTGTCGTGTTTGTGCTTTATGCCGGAGGCATGCAGGATTTGAGGGAATACTTCCGCGTGGAGAAGGAGGAGAAGACGAACCAGTCCCTTATTTACGGTGAATTGAAATACGTTCTCGAGAATGATACCGACAAGCTTTCGTCCCCTGCTTATACGGATAAGCTTCAGCGAAGGCTGGCTGATCAATGGGCGGGTCTAATTATGGCGAAGGACGGAATCGTAACGGAGGTTCCGGTATTTTTGAAGGAACTATCCCCGCATGAGGATTGGCAAGGTTTGTTTGACGAATCGCCGGATACGGTATCTTTCAGAGCATTCAAGTTTCAAATCAACGAAATCGCTTTTCGCTATCCGGACGGACATAACGGTCAGATGCTGCTGCTTCGCCGATATGATGTGGTACCGCCGCTTTGGAGGCCTATTGGGACATTGATCTTTATCGCGTTTATCGGCTTGTCGAGCCTGATTCTGACCTATTATGTTTCCCGCAGCATCATTCGGCCGGTTCATGCGCTGAAGACGGCTGCCCTGCAGATCAAAGACGGCGATTTATCGCAAAAGGTGGTTGTCAAGAGCAAAGGGGAAGTCGGCCAGCTCGCTGCCGCCTTCGAGGCGATGAGGATTCAACTCAAGCAGTCCATCGATCAAAGCTTGCAGTACGAGGAAAACCGGAAGCAGCTGTTGTCCCATATCTCGCATGATTTGAAGACGCCTATCTCCGCGATTAAAGGCTACGTGGAAGGCATTATGGACGGCATCGCCAACACGGATGAGAAGCGCCAGCGCTATATGGAGACCATTTATCACAAGGCTAACGACATGGATCAATTGATTGACGAATTATTTTTGTTTTCCAAGCTGGATTTGCACAAGGTAGCCTTTGATTATAAAACGATCGATTCGGTCAAATATTTAGAGCATTATCTGGAGGAGCAGCGGTTTGATCTTGAAAAGTCGGGCGTGCAGCTCAGCTTCGAGGCACCTCCTGGCGTGCAGCTGCTTATTGCGGCCGATCCGGACAAGCTTGGCCGGGTGCTGACGAATATTTTGAACAATAGCGAGAAGTATATGGGCCAGCTTCCGGAATCCGCGGACAAGAGGGTGACGGTCTCGGTTCGGGAGAAAGGAAGCGATGTGCTCGTTGCAGTCGAGGATACGGGACCCGGGATCGAAAAGGAAGATCTTCCGTATATTTTCGACCGGTTTTACCGGGCGGAACAGTCCAGGAACTCCGAGACGGGTGGAAGCGGGCTAGGTCTTGCAATCGTCAAACAAATTATCGAAGGGCATGGCGGTACGGTCTGGGCGGAAAATGTAGCAGGCGGCGGAGCAAGATTCTGCTTCCTTCTGCCCAGAGCGGAGCCGGTTAGAACGGTGGTGATAGAGCATGAAGAGCATACTAATCATTGA
- a CDS encoding putative glycoside hydrolase, with the protein MDIIFSTLMLLYHLVTGTGEENAASKQLAASLFNAAAGKTIIQAAPAMTGATPEAIKDGIKADPQPDAPTVKGVYVTAHSAGGSRLNSLLKLMDDTELNSMVIDIKDDNGYITYPTQTPGLLKLGTTQKYISNIQTLMSKLEAHKVYPIARIVVFKDTVLAKKHPEFSYRHADGSLWANGKGDSFVNPYMTEVWDYNVAVAKEAVKLGFKEIQFDYVRFPEGFEKKADSLTFTKTDQSRVDAVAGFVKYAREQLEPLGVRVSVDIFGYAASVPAAEGIGQDFVKISSDVHVISPMIYPSHYGAGWFDQQDPDKSPYATIAGAMKDTHKKLDPIGEKKPIIRPWIQDFTASWLGKGHYIKYGPVEVEAQIKALHDAGVDEYLLWNAGNNYSEGVKY; encoded by the coding sequence ATGGACATTATCTTTTCTACGCTGATGCTTTTGTACCATCTTGTTACGGGAACCGGAGAAGAAAATGCCGCCTCGAAACAGCTCGCTGCCTCTCTTTTTAACGCAGCCGCAGGAAAAACGATTATCCAGGCCGCACCAGCAATGACCGGCGCAACGCCAGAAGCGATTAAAGACGGCATAAAGGCCGATCCTCAGCCGGATGCCCCAACTGTCAAAGGCGTATATGTAACGGCTCACAGCGCCGGTGGATCGCGTCTGAACTCGCTTCTCAAGCTTATGGACGACACGGAGCTTAACAGCATGGTCATCGACATTAAGGATGATAACGGATACATAACCTATCCGACACAAACGCCCGGGCTGCTGAAGCTTGGCACCACGCAGAAATACATCTCAAATATTCAGACCCTGATGTCCAAGCTGGAGGCCCATAAGGTCTATCCGATTGCCCGGATTGTCGTATTTAAAGATACGGTTCTGGCGAAAAAGCATCCCGAGTTCTCCTACCGCCATGCGGACGGTTCCTTATGGGCTAACGGTAAAGGAGACAGCTTCGTTAATCCGTATATGACCGAAGTATGGGACTATAACGTCGCGGTTGCCAAAGAAGCCGTCAAGTTAGGCTTCAAAGAAATCCAATTCGACTACGTGCGTTTCCCGGAAGGCTTCGAGAAAAAGGCGGATTCGCTTACTTTCACCAAAACCGATCAGAGTCGGGTTGACGCCGTAGCCGGCTTCGTGAAATATGCCCGCGAGCAGCTCGAACCGCTTGGCGTTCGAGTCTCCGTCGATATATTCGGCTATGCCGCCTCCGTGCCTGCAGCTGAAGGCATCGGCCAAGATTTTGTAAAGATATCAAGCGACGTCCACGTTATCTCGCCCATGATCTATCCAAGCCATTACGGCGCAGGCTGGTTCGATCAGCAGGACCCGGACAAGAGTCCGTACGCCACCATTGCCGGGGCGATGAAGGATACGCATAAAAAGCTCGATCCGATCGGGGAAAAGAAGCCGATCATTCGTCCTTGGATTCAGGACTTCACCGCCAGCTGGCTGGGCAAAGGCCATTACATCAAGTATGGCCCGGTCGAGGTGGAAGCCCAGATCAAAGCCCTTCATGATGCAGGAGTTGACGAGTATCTGTTATGGAACGCGGGTAATAACTATTCTGAAGGCGTGAAGTATTGA
- a CDS encoding efflux RND transporter permease subunit, with product MKSIIKFSLNNKFALWIMTVIVLFAGLYSGLNMKMETLPDITIPIVSVSTVLPGAAPEEVMEKVTKPIEQRTRNMEGVDSVSSTSYENASSIIIQYKYGTNMEKAETEVKSLLADIKLPEGTQDPSVSRISLNAFPVISLSIADDSQSLEQLSALVEGTILPELQGVSGVADVQVSGQNVKEGQLEFDQAKLAQYGLTEDAVKGIIQASAMKAPLGIFEFGDSEKAVVVDGNVTTEEDLKNLVLMPNVKLSDVAKVTVEGKAESVSRTNGKDSIGINIVKSADANTVDVVNNVKDAIKKIQENNDGLTIVTTLDQGKPIEKSVETMITKAVIGALFAVLIIMIFLRDIRSTIIAVVSIPLSILIALLLLSQMDITLNIMTLGAMTIAIGRVIDDSIVVIENVYRRMALKGEVLKGKELILAATSEMFVPIMSSTLVTIAVFLPMAFVSGMVGEIFTPFALTVVFALLASLLVAITVVPMLAHMMFKKGIKAGKAVDHDKHGRLANWYKGALTWSLNHKWITSIIAIVLLVGSICLTPLIGMSFLPGDEQKSMIVTYNPAPGETKEQVEAMALKAEEELMKREGIDIVQYAVGGSNPFSPAASKQALFNLTYDEGMKNFADEKEKVVPLLQTLGGKGEWKEQDFGGGGSVGGSTISMVVYGPDMDSLDPVVNDLMAKLKGNKDLEKVDSSLAERYDQYRLVADQSKLSQYGLSAGQVAMALSPVRDNPVLTTIKKDNADVNVYVKVDAKTYKDKSDLENVTIKSPVTGAEVALKDVVTIEEGKSPNTITRLDDRINAEVTADVVSSNVAAVSSDLQKMIDEMKLPAGVDIKIGGVTEDMQESFMQLGLAMLAAIAVVYLVLVITFGGALTPFAILFSLPFTVIGALVGLYIAGETISVTAMIGMLMLIGIVVTNAIVLVDRVIHKQKEGLSVREALLEAAGTRLRPILMTAIATVGALLPLALGFESGGLISKGMAITVIGGLISSTLLTLIFVPMVYELFNRKKKAKAIAE from the coding sequence TTGAAAAGCATTATCAAGTTTTCGTTGAATAACAAATTTGCTTTATGGATCATGACGGTTATCGTTCTGTTCGCGGGCCTGTACTCCGGCCTGAACATGAAGATGGAGACGCTGCCGGATATCACAATTCCGATTGTGAGCGTCTCAACGGTTCTTCCCGGCGCTGCGCCTGAAGAGGTAATGGAGAAAGTAACCAAGCCAATCGAGCAGCGGACACGGAATATGGAGGGAGTAGACAGCGTAAGTTCCACTTCCTACGAAAATGCTTCATCGATCATTATTCAATATAAATACGGTACGAATATGGAAAAGGCGGAAACCGAGGTTAAAAGCCTGCTCGCCGACATTAAGCTGCCGGAAGGAACGCAAGATCCGAGCGTATCCCGTATCAGCCTTAACGCTTTTCCGGTAATCTCGCTCAGCATCGCTGACGACAGTCAAAGTCTGGAACAGCTCTCCGCATTGGTGGAAGGAACTATTTTGCCGGAGCTGCAAGGTGTGAGCGGTGTAGCCGATGTGCAGGTTTCCGGTCAGAACGTGAAAGAGGGGCAACTCGAATTTGATCAGGCGAAGCTTGCTCAGTATGGCTTGACGGAAGATGCAGTTAAAGGCATCATTCAAGCTTCTGCAATGAAAGCTCCACTCGGCATCTTTGAATTCGGCGACTCCGAGAAAGCCGTTGTCGTAGATGGTAATGTGACTACGGAAGAAGATTTGAAAAACCTTGTTCTTATGCCGAACGTTAAGCTTAGCGATGTGGCGAAAGTGACAGTGGAAGGCAAGGCTGAATCCGTATCCCGTACGAACGGAAAAGATTCGATCGGGATTAACATTGTAAAATCAGCTGATGCCAATACGGTAGATGTTGTTAACAATGTGAAAGACGCAATCAAGAAGATCCAGGAAAACAACGACGGTCTGACCATTGTCACTACTCTGGATCAAGGCAAGCCGATTGAGAAATCGGTAGAAACGATGATTACTAAAGCGGTTATTGGTGCTTTGTTCGCGGTACTTATTATCATGATCTTCCTGCGCGACATCCGTTCCACGATTATTGCTGTCGTGTCGATTCCGTTGTCGATTCTGATTGCGCTGCTCTTGCTCAGCCAGATGGATATTACGCTTAATATTATGACGCTTGGCGCGATGACGATAGCGATAGGACGGGTTATTGACGACTCGATTGTCGTTATAGAGAACGTGTACCGGCGAATGGCGCTTAAGGGCGAGGTACTGAAAGGGAAAGAACTCATTCTGGCAGCTACAAGCGAGATGTTCGTTCCGATTATGTCTTCTACTCTCGTCACGATTGCCGTATTCCTGCCGATGGCGTTCGTATCGGGCATGGTTGGCGAAATCTTTACACCGTTTGCTTTGACGGTTGTATTCGCTTTGCTTGCTTCCTTGCTTGTTGCGATTACCGTTGTACCGATGCTTGCTCACATGATGTTTAAGAAAGGCATCAAAGCCGGCAAAGCTGTCGATCATGACAAGCATGGACGTCTGGCTAACTGGTACAAAGGCGCGTTAACTTGGTCCCTGAATCATAAGTGGATTACATCGATTATTGCGATTGTTCTGCTTGTAGGCAGTATTTGTCTTACACCGCTTATTGGTATGAGTTTCCTGCCGGGCGATGAGCAGAAATCCATGATTGTGACTTATAACCCTGCTCCAGGCGAGACTAAAGAGCAGGTTGAAGCGATGGCTCTGAAGGCTGAAGAGGAATTGATGAAGCGCGAAGGCATCGATATCGTGCAATACGCGGTTGGCGGTTCTAATCCGTTTAGCCCCGCTGCTTCGAAGCAAGCTTTGTTCAACTTGACTTACGATGAAGGCATGAAAAACTTTGCTGACGAGAAGGAAAAAGTAGTTCCGCTTCTTCAAACGCTGGGCGGCAAAGGGGAATGGAAAGAGCAAGACTTCGGCGGTGGCGGCAGTGTAGGCGGCTCAACCATCTCCATGGTTGTCTATGGTCCAGATATGGATTCGCTCGATCCAGTCGTAAACGACTTGATGGCGAAGCTGAAAGGCAATAAGGATTTGGAGAAAGTCGATTCCAGCCTTGCCGAACGTTATGATCAATACCGTCTTGTAGCGGATCAATCGAAGCTGAGCCAATATGGACTGTCTGCTGGTCAGGTTGCTATGGCGCTTAGCCCGGTTCGAGATAATCCGGTGCTGACTACAATTAAAAAAGATAATGCAGATGTGAACGTGTACGTTAAGGTTGATGCGAAGACGTACAAAGATAAATCCGATCTTGAGAATGTAACCATTAAGTCGCCTGTTACAGGTGCTGAGGTAGCACTGAAGGATGTGGTTACGATCGAAGAAGGCAAGTCGCCGAATACGATTACCCGCCTTGACGACCGTATTAATGCTGAAGTAACGGCAGATGTAGTCTCGTCCAATGTTGCGGCCGTATCGAGCGACCTGCAAAAAATGATTGATGAAATGAAACTGCCTGCCGGCGTTGATATCAAAATCGGCGGCGTAACGGAGGATATGCAAGAATCGTTTATGCAGCTTGGACTTGCAATGCTTGCTGCAATCGCTGTAGTTTACCTCGTTCTCGTAATCACGTTTGGCGGTGCGCTTACGCCATTTGCAATCCTGTTCTCGCTGCCATTCACCGTTATCGGGGCACTGGTTGGCTTGTATATCGCAGGAGAAACGATCAGTGTTACCGCAATGATCGGTATGCTGATGCTTATTGGTATCGTCGTAACGAACGCGATTGTTCTCGTCGACCGGGTTATTCATAAACAAAAAGAGGGATTGTCGGTTCGCGAAGCCTTGCTGGAAGCAGCAGGAACTCGTCTGCGCCCAATTCTGATGACTGCAATTGCTACGGTAGGCGCGCTCTTGCCGTTGGCACTTGGTTTCGAATCAGGCGGTCTGATTTCCAAAGGGATGGCGATCACCGTAATCGGCGGTCTGATCAGCTCGACGCTGCTGACGCTGATCTTCGTACCGATGGTATACGAATTGTTCAACCGCAAGAAAAAAGCAAAAGCGATTGCTGAGTAA
- a CDS encoding DEAD/DEAH box helicase, giving the protein MKTFAEFGLEPKVLQAITELGFEESTPIQDKSIPIAMAGSDMIGQAQTGTGKTAAFGIPLINKISINEERIVALIMTPTRELAIQVADEIGKLTKYKGLRSLPIYGGQEIGRQIRALKKKPQIIIGTPGRLLDHINRKTIKLEDVQTVVLDEADEMLDMGFMEDIQSILKQVPEERQTLLFSATMPPNIQKLAQQFLKNPEHVAVISKQVTAPTIQQNYFEVHERQKFEALCRLLDMESPELAIIFGRTKRRVDELSEGLQKRGYTADGLHGDLSQNQRDNVMRKFRDGSIDVLVATDVAARGLDVSGVTHVINFDLPQDPESYVHRIGRTGRAGKEGSAYSFVTPREVDHLHFIEKVTRQRISKKPLPSLAEAIEGKQRLTAERVLEIVQTEDFTEYKGIAIQLLEQYDSVHLMAAALKLLTGEKKDVSVELTPEEPLRAKKRKPDIRSNGRRFSGGSFGGGNRGGGGQGSGGGGYRGRDDRRGNGGGGSRGSYENRNRDNSNNNNGGGRGRSGESRSSEPRRPKYSSEDFVNN; this is encoded by the coding sequence TTGAAAACATTTGCTGAATTTGGCCTGGAACCGAAAGTGTTGCAGGCAATTACGGAGCTTGGATTTGAGGAGTCCACCCCAATCCAAGACAAGTCGATCCCTATTGCTATGGCAGGGAGCGATATGATTGGTCAAGCACAGACGGGTACAGGCAAAACGGCTGCATTCGGAATCCCGCTTATTAACAAGATTTCGATTAACGAAGAACGTATCGTTGCATTGATTATGACGCCAACCCGTGAGCTTGCTATCCAAGTAGCAGACGAGATCGGGAAGCTGACTAAATACAAAGGTCTTCGTTCACTGCCGATCTATGGCGGACAAGAAATCGGTCGCCAGATCCGCGCGCTGAAGAAGAAGCCGCAAATTATTATCGGTACACCGGGCCGTTTGCTCGACCATATTAACCGCAAGACCATTAAGCTTGAAGATGTACAAACCGTTGTTCTTGACGAAGCGGACGAAATGCTGGACATGGGCTTCATGGAGGATATCCAATCCATCCTGAAGCAAGTGCCGGAAGAGCGCCAAACTTTGCTGTTCTCGGCAACAATGCCTCCGAACATTCAGAAGCTGGCACAGCAATTCCTGAAAAATCCGGAGCATGTGGCGGTTATTTCGAAGCAAGTTACGGCGCCAACGATTCAACAAAATTATTTCGAAGTGCATGAGCGTCAGAAATTCGAAGCGCTTTGCCGCCTGCTTGACATGGAATCGCCTGAATTGGCAATCATCTTTGGTCGTACGAAGCGTCGCGTTGACGAGCTGAGCGAAGGTCTGCAAAAACGCGGATATACGGCTGACGGCCTTCACGGAGACTTGTCGCAGAACCAGCGCGATAACGTTATGCGTAAATTCCGCGACGGCAGCATCGATGTTCTCGTGGCAACCGACGTTGCGGCGCGTGGTCTCGACGTATCGGGCGTAACGCACGTTATCAACTTCGACCTTCCGCAAGACCCTGAGAGCTACGTTCACCGTATCGGCCGTACAGGTCGTGCCGGTAAAGAAGGCTCCGCATACTCGTTCGTAACTCCTCGCGAAGTGGATCATCTTCACTTTATCGAGAAGGTTACGCGCCAACGCATCAGCAAGAAGCCTCTGCCTAGCCTGGCGGAAGCGATCGAAGGCAAGCAACGCCTTACGGCTGAGCGCGTGCTTGAAATTGTTCAGACTGAAGACTTCACCGAGTACAAGGGCATCGCAATCCAATTGCTCGAGCAATATGATTCCGTGCATTTGATGGCAGCGGCTCTGAAGCTGCTTACTGGCGAGAAGAAAGACGTGAGTGTTGAACTGACGCCTGAAGAACCGCTTCGCGCTAAAAAACGCAAGCCGGATATCCGCTCGAATGGACGCCGTTTCTCTGGCGGTTCGTTTGGCGGCGGCAACCGTGGCGGTGGCGGTCAAGGCAGCGGTGGCGGCGGATACCGCGGCCGTGATGACAGACGCGGCAATGGCGGCGGCGGATCCCGCGGCAGCTATGAAAACCGCAACCGCGACAACAGTAACAATAACAATGGCGGTGGACGCGGACGCAGCGGTGAAAGCCGCAGCAGCGAACCGCGCCGTCCGAAATATTCGTCTGAAGACTTCGTAAACAACTAA